In Haloplanus rubicundus, one DNA window encodes the following:
- a CDS encoding plastocyanin/azurin family copper-binding protein, whose amino-acid sequence MVSKQPKEFLSRRKFAATFSGVALAGLAGCSGGNGGGDGDDGGSEPTATETATATDTPEPTSTPTSTPTEEADATIAVGPGGSLQFEPANTAISQGDTVEFVFESGGHNVSGHPDAHSDVSLPEGAEPFASYDISGDDINHLSLNEAGTTYRHTFETTGQYTYVCVPHAASGMIGQLTVR is encoded by the coding sequence ATGGTCTCAAAGCAGCCGAAGGAGTTCCTGTCGCGCCGGAAGTTCGCAGCCACGTTCAGCGGCGTCGCCCTCGCCGGACTCGCGGGATGTTCCGGGGGGAACGGTGGCGGGGACGGCGACGATGGCGGTAGTGAACCGACGGCAACGGAGACGGCCACGGCGACCGACACGCCCGAACCGACGTCGACGCCGACGTCGACGCCGACGGAGGAAGCGGACGCCACGATTGCAGTGGGGCCGGGCGGCAGCCTCCAGTTCGAACCGGCGAATACGGCGATTTCGCAGGGCGATACGGTCGAGTTCGTCTTCGAGTCCGGCGGCCACAACGTGTCGGGGCATCCGGACGCACACTCGGACGTGTCGCTCCCCGAGGGCGCCGAACCGTTCGCGAGCTACGACATCTCCGGCGACGACATCAACCACCTCTCGCTCAACGAGGCCGGCACCACCTACCGACACACTTTCGAGACGACCGGTCAGTACACCTACGTCTGTGTCCCCCACGCCGCGTCAGGTATGATCGGTCAGCTGACTGTCCGATAA
- a CDS encoding ABC transporter permease — protein sequence MSVAERVPAPGIVLPVSALVVAVAGWWALTVALAIPPFLLPSPTAVAARLAGNPDLYLTNAVTTLRKILLGGAVGIGAGFAIALVVWAVPVLERAIYPYLVAARVLPKIAVAPIFLIYFGVGFETAILFVALIVFFPVVVGTAAGLDRTPESHLDLLRSVDADPVRIFLAVRLPHALPDVFAGVKQSVTLAVVGAVVAEWILSNDGLGSLILVASENVQVDVMLAALAVLLCMGLVLYGGVILCYRAVAWQ from the coding sequence ATGAGCGTCGCGGAACGGGTCCCCGCCCCCGGCATCGTCCTCCCCGTCTCGGCGCTCGTCGTCGCCGTCGCCGGCTGGTGGGCGCTCACCGTCGCCCTCGCCATCCCGCCCTTTCTCCTGCCCTCGCCTACGGCCGTCGCCGCCCGCCTCGCCGGCAATCCCGACCTCTATCTGACGAACGCCGTCACGACGCTCCGCAAGATACTGCTCGGCGGCGCCGTCGGCATCGGGGCCGGCTTCGCCATCGCCCTCGTCGTCTGGGCGGTGCCCGTCCTCGAACGGGCGATATACCCCTACCTCGTCGCCGCCCGCGTCCTCCCCAAAATCGCCGTCGCGCCGATCTTCCTCATCTACTTCGGCGTCGGCTTCGAGACGGCCATCCTCTTTGTCGCCCTGATCGTCTTCTTCCCCGTCGTCGTCGGCACGGCCGCAGGGCTGGATCGCACCCCCGAGTCCCACCTCGACTTGCTCCGCTCCGTCGACGCCGACCCCGTTCGGATCTTCCTCGCCGTCCGCCTCCCCCACGCCCTCCCGGACGTGTTCGCGGGCGTGAAACAGTCCGTCACGCTCGCCGTCGTCGGCGCCGTCGTCGCCGAGTGGATCCTCTCGAACGACGGCCTCGGCTCGCTGATCCTCGTCGCCTCCGAGAACGTGCAGGTGGACGTGATGCTTGCCGCCCTCGCCGTCTTGCTCTGCATGGGCCTCGTGCTCTACGGCGGCGTGATCCTGTGCTACCGGGCGGTGGCGTGGCAGTAG
- a CDS encoding ABC transporter ATP-binding protein: MIDVRNLSVSYGDLRALDDVSVDIADGEFVTVVGPSGCGKTTLLRTIGGLESPTTGRVRVDGDPPEVAQSDARIGFVFQDHTLLPWKTALENVTFLRRMAGKEPDSEGARDLLATTGLDGFEDARPAELSGGMKQRVAIARAIHLGADVLLMDEPFGELDEITRDEMGVEILRLWRENRKTVVFVTHSVPEAVFLGDRCLVVSGAPAVDGPTSPASGTGAPGRIVAEFDIDLPRPRDESVFGSEAFGRAVAEVRGALHDDA; encoded by the coding sequence ATGATCGACGTTCGGAACCTCTCGGTCTCTTACGGTGACCTTCGCGCCCTCGACGACGTCTCCGTCGACATCGCCGACGGCGAGTTCGTCACCGTCGTCGGCCCCTCCGGCTGTGGGAAGACCACGCTCCTGCGCACCATCGGCGGGCTGGAGTCGCCGACGACCGGCCGCGTACGCGTCGACGGCGACCCGCCCGAAGTCGCCCAGTCCGACGCCCGCATCGGCTTCGTCTTCCAGGATCACACCCTCCTGCCCTGGAAGACGGCACTGGAGAACGTCACCTTCCTCCGCCGGATGGCGGGGAAAGAGCCCGACTCGGAGGGTGCCCGCGACCTGCTGGCGACGACCGGTCTCGACGGCTTCGAGGACGCCCGCCCCGCCGAACTCTCCGGCGGCATGAAACAGCGCGTCGCCATCGCCCGCGCCATCCACCTCGGCGCCGACGTGTTGCTCATGGACGAACCGTTCGGCGAACTCGACGAGATCACTCGCGACGAGATGGGCGTCGAGATCCTCCGCCTCTGGCGCGAGAACCGCAAGACCGTCGTGTTCGTCACCCACAGCGTCCCCGAGGCCGTCTTCCTCGGCGACCGCTGTCTCGTCGTCTCCGGCGCCCCCGCCGTCGACGGTCCCACCTCGCCCGCGTCGGGCACTGGTGCGCCGGGTCGGATCGTCGCCGAGTTCGACATCGACCTCCCGCGGCCCCGTGACGAGTCGGTGTTCGGGTCGGAGGCGTTCGGCCGCGCGGTCGCCGAGGTCCGCGGCGCGCTCCACGACGACGCATGA
- a CDS encoding ABC transporter substrate-binding protein — protein sequence MRVREFPILGDEDAQTVEAFATGLDREAARVLAYLVGREESDRFSGEAASRLAVRVGVDLGRGRVSDVLGTLTDLGLVVETTVDSEAPGRPPKGWRADAGHDRTLARVRTLHADALLDQAATVASTLDDDFESSARPRPTGDTTAPPPADRDAGHVAVGLNWEPNGLHAPLFAGAYADHGVDVTLTGRRGSRAALSSVADGDVDVGLTGAATYLRACTNGDVVPLALYYQRAMVTLYTTRSAFGGPLRSVEDVRGRRVAMPAGSETGALGRLFLAQAGVVDDVTVVRADGEEREALLDGDADVATGVFTDPLELEATGHDVDSVLLADHFPVPGPAFVVRPETLRERPDALRGFLEGAMAGWTAARADPAAAVATLPDDAADAADERRKLDGAFERFAGGDAVEKNGWGWHSPETWERLRVALEQAAALGSP from the coding sequence GTGCGAGTTCGAGAGTTTCCCATCCTCGGCGACGAGGACGCGCAGACGGTCGAGGCGTTCGCCACGGGTCTCGACCGCGAGGCGGCGCGGGTCCTCGCCTATCTCGTCGGCCGCGAGGAGTCCGACCGCTTCTCCGGCGAGGCGGCGTCGCGTCTCGCCGTCCGCGTCGGCGTCGATCTGGGACGTGGCCGCGTCTCCGACGTACTGGGAACGCTCACGGACCTCGGTCTCGTCGTCGAGACCACCGTCGACAGCGAGGCTCCCGGTCGGCCGCCGAAGGGCTGGCGGGCCGACGCCGGTCACGACCGGACCCTCGCCCGCGTTCGAACCCTCCACGCCGATGCGTTGCTCGATCAGGCGGCCACGGTCGCCTCGACGCTCGACGACGACTTCGAGTCGTCGGCCCGGCCCCGACCCACAGGCGATACGACGGCCCCGCCTCCTGCCGACCGCGACGCCGGCCACGTCGCGGTCGGCCTGAACTGGGAGCCAAACGGTCTCCACGCGCCACTCTTCGCCGGTGCGTACGCCGATCACGGCGTCGACGTGACCCTCACCGGTCGTCGCGGCTCCCGTGCCGCCCTCTCGTCCGTCGCCGACGGCGACGTCGACGTGGGGCTCACCGGCGCCGCGACGTATCTCCGCGCGTGCACGAACGGGGACGTCGTCCCGCTGGCGCTGTACTACCAGCGCGCGATGGTCACACTCTACACGACCCGTTCCGCCTTCGGCGGGCCGCTCCGGAGCGTCGAGGACGTCCGCGGGCGACGCGTCGCGATGCCCGCCGGCTCCGAAACCGGCGCGCTCGGGCGCCTCTTTCTCGCGCAGGCCGGCGTCGTCGACGACGTGACCGTCGTCCGCGCGGACGGCGAGGAGCGCGAGGCGTTGCTCGACGGCGACGCCGACGTGGCGACCGGCGTCTTCACCGACCCGCTGGAACTGGAGGCCACCGGCCACGACGTGGATTCGGTGTTGCTCGCCGACCACTTCCCCGTGCCCGGCCCCGCGTTCGTCGTTCGCCCCGAGACGCTCCGGGAGCGTCCCGACGCGCTTCGGGGCTTCCTCGAAGGCGCGATGGCCGGCTGGACCGCGGCGCGGGCCGATCCCGCCGCGGCGGTCGCCACCCTCCCGGACGACGCCGCCGACGCCGCGGACGAGCGCCGCAAACTCGACGGGGCGTTCGAGCGCTTCGCGGGCGGGGACGCCGTCGAGAAGAACGGGTGGGGGTGGCACTCGCCGGAGACGTGGGAACGGCTCCGCGTCGCCCTCGAACAGGCCGCGGCCCTCGGGAGCCCATGA